In one Catenovulum adriaticum genomic region, the following are encoded:
- the cysG gene encoding siroheme synthase CysG, translated as MEQFPIFLNLNNFPCAVVGGGDVAFRKASALLKAQAELTIISPKVCPELKQLIDDHHLTWLNQNYQDQLIDNMRLVVAATDNETVNAQVYAYCEAHKILINTVDSPKYCRYTTPSIVDRSPILIAISSAGMSPVLARRIRATIESSLPQALGEIAEYAGSLRTRIKQAFSTLDQRRTFWENFFSSSIVSRFRQLKAEQKEQIVNDLIANEQVQGEVWLVGAGPGDEELLTIKALQKMQLADVIVYDRLISQKTLDLARKDADFICVGKQKNYHLKQQEEINDLLVRLAQEGKKVCRLKGGDPFIFGRGGEELETLVEHQIPFQVIPAVTAAAGCASYAGIPLTHRDYARKVVFVTGQNSKAGDYPDWQALVRPYQTLVVYMGLTRAQLIKDELIHHGMSKSMPVAIVEKGTTREQKVYVGNLDNLPQLARDNQIGSPALLIIGEVVKLANTLNWFNPDELTDETSTFNTYIKP; from the coding sequence ATGGAACAATTTCCGATATTTTTAAATTTAAATAATTTTCCTTGTGCTGTTGTCGGGGGCGGTGATGTCGCGTTTAGAAAAGCCAGCGCATTACTTAAAGCACAGGCCGAACTGACCATTATTTCACCCAAAGTTTGCCCTGAATTAAAACAACTCATTGACGACCATCATTTAACTTGGCTTAATCAAAATTACCAAGATCAGCTAATTGATAATATGCGTTTAGTTGTCGCCGCAACGGATAACGAAACCGTTAATGCCCAAGTTTACGCTTATTGTGAAGCCCATAAAATTTTAATTAATACCGTTGACTCACCTAAATATTGCCGTTATACCACACCTTCTATTGTTGATCGCTCCCCTATTTTAATCGCGATTTCATCAGCCGGTATGAGCCCCGTATTAGCCAGACGGATCAGAGCGACAATAGAGTCCAGCTTGCCGCAAGCATTAGGCGAAATAGCAGAGTATGCAGGTTCGCTGCGCACACGAATTAAGCAAGCTTTCAGTACATTAGATCAAAGGCGAACTTTTTGGGAAAACTTTTTTTCCAGTTCCATCGTCAGTCGCTTTCGCCAGCTAAAAGCTGAACAAAAAGAACAAATTGTCAACGATTTAATTGCCAATGAACAAGTGCAAGGTGAAGTTTGGTTAGTCGGTGCTGGTCCTGGTGATGAAGAATTATTGACCATTAAAGCACTGCAAAAAATGCAGCTCGCTGATGTAATTGTTTACGATAGACTCATCTCCCAAAAAACGCTTGATTTAGCTCGTAAAGATGCAGATTTTATTTGTGTCGGTAAACAAAAAAATTATCATTTAAAACAACAAGAAGAAATTAACGATTTATTAGTTAGATTAGCCCAAGAAGGTAAAAAAGTATGCCGTTTAAAAGGCGGAGATCCTTTCATTTTTGGCCGAGGTGGTGAAGAATTAGAAACCTTGGTTGAACACCAAATTCCATTTCAAGTCATTCCAGCTGTCACAGCCGCGGCTGGTTGCGCCAGTTATGCAGGCATACCGCTTACCCACAGAGATTACGCCAGAAAAGTCGTATTTGTCACAGGCCAAAACAGTAAAGCCGGTGATTATCCAGATTGGCAAGCACTGGTTCGTCCATACCAAACATTAGTGGTTTATATGGGCTTAACCCGAGCGCAATTAATTAAAGATGAGTTGATTCATCATGGAATGAGTAAAAGCATGCCTGTGGCGATTGTTGAAAAAGGCACCACCCGCGAGCAAAAAGTATACGTTGGCAATTTAGATAATCTACCGCAACTGGCCAGAGACAATCAGATTGGTTCACCTGCTTTATTAATTATTGGGGAAGTGGTTAAACTTGCAAATACCCTTAACTGGTTTAATCCAGATGAATTGACTGATGAAACCAGTACTTTTAACACTTATATAAAGCCGTAA
- a CDS encoding AraC family transcriptional regulator: MSSEQKISRINDVLAYIHQDITFDLPAKDLADIAAYSEQHFHRTFKQVVGEPVHSYIRRARLEFAANQLMFDSKASVLEIATKSGFSSVSSFSRAFKSIFFMSPGQWRQSESENKDKPYLKDAEIAAAYQRLDKSKCPPANIINLPNRHVAYVRHTGYGRSIRQAWQILQAWAQIEKRDFSQQFGLHQSNPAVVELAQCRYVACLAIDTPLTRRGVVNSLMIPGGLHAVFKLTGKYGDLLPQLSYILEQWLPASGFKMQSTPAYVQYYKNQFLTADELFELDFCLPISLFI; this comes from the coding sequence ATGTCATCAGAACAAAAAATCTCGAGAATAAATGATGTATTAGCCTATATTCATCAAGATATAACCTTTGATCTACCGGCGAAAGATTTAGCTGATATTGCGGCTTACTCTGAGCAACATTTCCACCGTACTTTCAAACAAGTGGTGGGTGAACCCGTGCATTCATATATTCGTCGAGCGCGTTTAGAGTTTGCTGCCAATCAGTTAATGTTTGATTCTAAGGCTAGTGTGTTAGAAATTGCGACGAAAAGTGGTTTTTCTTCGGTTTCATCTTTTAGTCGTGCATTTAAATCTATTTTTTTTATGTCGCCGGGTCAATGGCGACAGAGTGAAAGTGAAAATAAAGATAAGCCTTATTTAAAAGACGCTGAAATAGCGGCTGCGTATCAAAGGCTAGATAAATCCAAATGTCCTCCAGCAAATATTATTAATTTGCCAAATCGGCATGTTGCGTATGTTCGGCATACTGGTTACGGGCGTTCTATTCGTCAAGCATGGCAAATTCTTCAGGCTTGGGCACAGATAGAAAAACGCGACTTTTCACAGCAATTTGGCTTACATCAATCGAATCCAGCTGTGGTTGAATTGGCGCAATGCCGATATGTAGCTTGCTTGGCTATTGATACTCCTTTAACTCGTCGGGGGGTTGTTAATAGCTTAATGATTCCAGGCGGTTTACATGCTGTTTTTAAGTTAACAGGGAAATATGGCGACTTATTACCGCAGCTAAGTTACATTTTAGAGCAATGGTTGCCCGCGTCTGGCTTTAAAATGCAATCGACACCTGCTTATGTTCAATATTATAAAAACCAATTTTTGACAGCTGATGAGTTATTTGAACTGGATTTTTGTTTACCGATTTCTTTATTTATTTAA
- a CDS encoding CBS domain-containing protein: MKISDLMSKPVVTVEPDDALSVVSEIFNNTHFHHLLVVEKSKLVGVVSDRDWLKALSPNLDTASEQARDRATLNKRVHQIMSRHPVTLSVESNLVDIIKCFDEHIISCIPIVDETNKPIGIVSWRDLIKLMRQRVKQKEA; this comes from the coding sequence ATGAAAATAAGTGACTTGATGTCTAAGCCGGTGGTAACTGTTGAGCCTGATGACGCTTTATCTGTAGTCAGTGAAATTTTCAATAATACACATTTTCATCATTTATTAGTGGTTGAAAAATCAAAGTTAGTGGGTGTGGTGTCGGATCGAGATTGGCTAAAAGCGCTTAGTCCAAATCTTGATACTGCATCCGAACAAGCAAGAGATCGTGCGACTTTAAATAAGAGAGTTCATCAAATTATGTCGCGTCATCCCGTTACATTATCAGTGGAGAGTAACTTGGTTGATATAATCAAATGCTTTGATGAACATATTATTTCGTGTATCCCAATTGTAGATGAAACAAATAAACCAATTGGTATTGTTAGCTGGCGTGATTTGATTAAATTAATGAGGCAAAGAGTTAAGCAAAAAGAAGCTTAA
- a CDS encoding arylesterase, with product MKNTLLAPLFVIFILLNTVLVQSAHASTNKQTLLILGDSLSAGYGLEVEQSWVYLLKQDWQQKYPNRQIINASISGDTTSGGLNRFKQLLNEFKPTWVLIELGGNDGLRGFQLSTIKQNLTQLVQLSQQHNAEPILAEIKIPPNYGQRYVALFIKQYHQIASEFKLDLIPFFIESVATQPDLMQNDGIHPNAKAQTQIKTYMDKHLNQAIESE from the coding sequence TTGAAAAACACATTATTAGCGCCACTGTTTGTTATATTTATACTTTTAAATACCGTTTTAGTTCAATCGGCTCACGCTTCAACCAATAAACAAACCTTACTCATATTAGGCGATAGCCTATCCGCTGGTTATGGTTTAGAAGTTGAACAAAGCTGGGTTTATTTATTAAAACAAGACTGGCAACAAAAATATCCCAATCGACAAATCATTAATGCCAGTATCAGCGGTGATACCACCAGTGGTGGTTTAAACCGCTTTAAACAATTGCTCAACGAGTTTAAACCAACTTGGGTTTTAATTGAGCTAGGTGGCAATGACGGCTTACGCGGTTTTCAACTCTCTACTATTAAACAAAATTTAACCCAATTAGTTCAATTAAGCCAACAACATAATGCCGAACCCATATTAGCAGAAATAAAAATTCCTCCTAATTACGGTCAACGTTATGTTGCATTATTTATTAAACAATACCATCAAATCGCATCTGAATTTAAGTTAGATTTAATTCCTTTTTTTATTGAGTCTGTCGCGACCCAGCCTGACCTAATGCAAAACGATGGCATACACCCAAATGCAAAAGCACAAACTCAAATAAAAACCTACATGGATAAGCATTTAAATCAAGCAATTGAATCAGAGTAA
- a CDS encoding DUF2999 family protein, with amino-acid sequence MNPIIQTLKELNVSDEKIAELFTQLTDNPLAAMPTIQSLGLPADKLQALMMTVMGNPDLIKQAVDELGLDFSKVEQAKAKFNGS; translated from the coding sequence ATGAACCCAATTATTCAAACATTAAAAGAGTTGAATGTAAGCGATGAAAAAATTGCTGAATTATTTACTCAATTAACAGATAACCCGTTAGCCGCTATGCCGACTATTCAATCTTTAGGTTTACCTGCTGATAAATTGCAAGCGTTAATGATGACAGTGATGGGCAACCCAGATTTAATTAAGCAGGCGGTTGACGAATTAGGATTAGACTTTTCAAAAGTAGAGCAAGCAAAAGCTAAGTTTAACGGCAGCTAA
- a CDS encoding ABC transporter ATP-binding protein translates to MSSILSVKKLSKTVISNGEELKILSDCQFEINAGESVAIVGRSGSGKSTLLSLLAGLDVCEQGEIELAGQSLNRLDEEQRALLRGQHVGFVFQSFMLVQSLTALENVMLPLELNHQAKAKEQASELLSAVGLADRGHHYPNQLSGGEQQRVAVARAFASKPDILFADEPTGNLDAENGHKVENLLFELNKAQGTTLVLVTHDLNLAKRCQRQLQMQAGQLTEITQNITNQPKINDEAGSYAG, encoded by the coding sequence ATGTCATCTATTCTCAGCGTAAAAAAATTATCTAAAACAGTAATATCAAATGGCGAAGAACTCAAGATCTTATCTGATTGTCAGTTTGAAATAAATGCAGGAGAATCGGTTGCGATAGTTGGTCGTTCAGGCTCAGGTAAGTCAACCTTATTGAGTTTATTAGCTGGATTAGACGTATGCGAACAAGGTGAGATTGAGCTCGCTGGACAATCTTTAAACCGACTAGACGAAGAGCAGCGTGCTTTATTGCGAGGCCAGCATGTTGGCTTTGTGTTTCAGTCTTTTATGTTAGTCCAAAGCTTAACTGCTCTTGAAAACGTCATGTTGCCACTTGAATTAAATCACCAAGCAAAAGCAAAAGAACAAGCCAGTGAACTGTTATCGGCAGTTGGCTTAGCCGACAGAGGGCATCATTATCCTAATCAGTTATCAGGTGGTGAGCAACAAAGAGTCGCAGTGGCTCGTGCGTTTGCCAGTAAGCCCGATATTTTATTTGCGGATGAACCAACCGGTAATTTAGATGCTGAAAACGGGCATAAAGTAGAAAATTTATTATTTGAATTAAACAAAGCGCAGGGAACCACTTTAGTATTGGTCACTCACGATTTAAATTTAGCCAAACGATGTCAGCGGCAACTCCAGATGCAAGCGGGTCAGTTAACTGAAATAACCCAAAATATAACGAATCAACCCAAAATTAATGACGAGGCTGGTTCTTATGCAGGTTAA
- a CDS encoding rhodanese-related sulfurtransferase, with amino-acid sequence MNYVVAALYKFTRLDNFEALREPLHNVMVDNQVKGTLLLAVEGINGTVSGPREGIDAVLNWLKSDPRLADIEHKESIAQEQTFYRTKVKLKKEIVTMGVEGIDPRQVVGTYVEPKDWNALISDPDVLLVDTRNDYEVAIGTFENAVDPKTTTFREFPEYVEKHLDAKKHKKVAMFCTGGIRCEKSTAYLKEQGFDEVYHLKGGILKYLEEVPAEQTKWKGECFVFDQRVTVDHNLEQGSYDQCYACRMPITETEKQDERYQKGVSCPHCFDKTSDEDKARFAERERQIQLAEKRGAVHIGDEDSVKAES; translated from the coding sequence ATGAACTACGTAGTTGCAGCACTTTATAAATTTACCCGTCTTGATAACTTTGAAGCTTTAAGAGAGCCTTTGCATAATGTGATGGTAGATAACCAAGTAAAAGGTACTTTATTATTGGCGGTTGAAGGTATTAACGGCACGGTGTCAGGCCCTAGAGAAGGGATTGATGCGGTGTTAAATTGGTTAAAATCGGATCCTCGTTTAGCGGATATTGAGCACAAAGAATCCATTGCCCAAGAGCAAACTTTTTATCGAACGAAAGTTAAGCTTAAAAAGGAAATTGTGACCATGGGGGTTGAAGGTATAGATCCAAGGCAGGTCGTTGGTACTTATGTTGAACCTAAAGATTGGAATGCTTTAATTTCTGACCCTGATGTTTTATTAGTTGATACTCGGAATGATTATGAAGTGGCCATTGGTACTTTTGAAAATGCGGTTGACCCTAAAACCACAACTTTTCGTGAATTTCCAGAATATGTTGAAAAGCATTTAGATGCCAAAAAACATAAAAAAGTGGCTATGTTTTGCACGGGTGGTATCCGCTGTGAAAAATCAACGGCTTATTTGAAAGAGCAAGGATTTGACGAAGTTTATCACTTAAAAGGCGGTATTTTAAAATATTTAGAAGAAGTACCTGCAGAACAAACCAAATGGAAAGGTGAATGTTTTGTTTTTGACCAGAGAGTGACGGTTGATCATAATTTAGAGCAGGGTAGTTATGACCAATGCTATGCTTGCCGTATGCCAATTACTGAAACCGAAAAGCAAGATGAGAGATACCAAAAAGGGGTTAGCTGTCCACATTGTTTTGATAAAACTTCAGATGAAGATAAAGCACGTTTTGCTGAACGAGAACGCCAAATTCAGCTGGCTGAAAAGCGTGGCGCGGTACATATAGGTGATGAAGATAGCGTAAAAGCTGAAAGTTAA
- the grxB gene encoding glutaredoxin 2 produces the protein MKLFVFDHCPFCLKARMAVGYKNLPVAIEYLQNHDVQARIDKVGANTVPILQTENGNYIAESLDIVEYLDRSDGQPQLLDSTQSTQINRWLSQASEASNTLVFPRWLKIELPEFASQEAKDWFEKNKTRMIDMSFESAFEQSNLAIENMHSVLQRLDFLQLPSDRNNQLSYDDINLFPFLRNLTVVKGLKFPNKVAEYIDQVAKLTRIKLYTAQAI, from the coding sequence ATGAAACTATTTGTATTTGATCATTGTCCATTTTGTTTAAAAGCAAGAATGGCTGTGGGCTATAAAAATTTACCAGTCGCTATTGAGTACTTACAAAATCATGATGTTCAAGCCAGAATAGATAAAGTAGGTGCCAATACGGTGCCTATTTTACAAACTGAAAATGGTAATTATATCGCCGAAAGTTTGGATATTGTTGAATACTTGGATCGCTCAGACGGCCAACCACAATTACTAGACTCAACTCAATCAACACAAATTAATCGATGGTTAAGTCAAGCCAGCGAGGCTAGCAATACACTTGTGTTTCCACGTTGGTTAAAAATTGAGTTACCAGAATTTGCCAGCCAAGAAGCCAAAGATTGGTTCGAAAAAAATAAAACACGAATGATTGATATGAGCTTTGAGAGCGCTTTTGAACAATCTAATTTAGCAATTGAAAACATGCATTCTGTTTTACAGCGATTAGATTTTCTTCAACTCCCTTCAGACCGCAATAATCAACTAAGCTATGACGATATTAATTTATTTCCGTTTTTGCGCAATTTAACTGTGGTAAAAGGCTTAAAATTTCCAAATAAAGTTGCGGAATATATTGATCAAGTCGCTAAATTAACCCGAATAAAATTATATACCGCTCAAGCCATTTAG
- a CDS encoding ABC transporter permease, translating to MQVKTVSFQQMFSGAFQLASRLLKQELKRGELSIILAALILAVSSVFSLSMFSERLQGALQDKSGEFLAGDSLLIASREINPEWVSKANEFGLTESKQVRFSSMLFANEQMQLASIRAVDSAYPLKGELAVTDAAWDQGQSTQKRVQAGKIWLDSKLVSQLKLSIGDSVELGNAQFELSEVVTSVPDADLNVFNSGGLALINLTDLEKTGVIQPGSRVSYQLNLIGENTQLTDFQDWVEPQLNRDIHRLRSTQNNSSPILRAVRRAEQYFLLASLLGIVLAATAIAVAASRFCERHFDLVAILKTLGASQQQIKWVFVIQLGLIALVGIGVGLMIGYLGQIAVVQALQSYLPDYIPSGGFRPWWLAVSTGLLSLLLFSVYPLLKLFSIPPLRVLHRQMQGLKNKDWLNWLFSATAIFCLMWLYSDSLKLSLALLASAGVVIVLLLLIARSAIWGSRKAGANAGSATKLALAGLYRRARENSVQLISFTVAIELLLIVLVLRNDLLAQWQSQLPEGTPNYFAVNISETELEPFTQAFQKQSIEIDDTYPVTRGRLTSINDELLRDQVSKEKRDDVEDRQRSIGRELNLTAYPNLPEENELVQGQWWQPNETDYLVSIEEKLSERMGIALGDKLTFNIAGKALDVKVASIRSVVWESMRPNFFMIFNPAVLNEFPATYITSFYVPEETKPKLHNIMSQFPSATLIDIDAIINQIRQITNQVSLAVEFILILVVVAGGLVLIAQVQASLDERRQELVILRTLGAKSSLLRNSVSLEFMILGALAGLFAAMANEIALYILQTQVFNMPASFHWSFWLIGPITGALVIGLLGLASCWKLIKVNTQTLIRALS from the coding sequence ATGCAGGTTAAAACGGTTTCTTTTCAACAAATGTTTAGCGGGGCATTTCAGCTCGCATCAAGGTTGCTTAAACAAGAGCTAAAGCGTGGTGAACTCAGTATTATTTTGGCTGCGCTAATATTGGCAGTGTCGTCTGTTTTTTCACTGTCTATGTTTAGTGAAAGGCTGCAAGGTGCGCTACAAGATAAAAGTGGAGAGTTTTTAGCAGGCGATAGTTTACTGATTGCTTCACGGGAGATAAACCCTGAGTGGGTCAGTAAAGCCAATGAATTTGGCTTAACTGAGTCTAAGCAAGTTAGGTTTTCGTCTATGTTGTTTGCCAATGAGCAAATGCAGCTTGCCAGTATTCGAGCCGTGGACTCAGCTTACCCACTAAAAGGGGAGTTAGCAGTAACAGATGCTGCATGGGATCAAGGACAAAGCACCCAAAAAAGAGTACAAGCCGGAAAAATTTGGTTAGATAGTAAATTAGTAAGCCAGCTTAAATTATCAATTGGCGATAGTGTCGAACTTGGCAATGCTCAATTTGAATTATCAGAGGTTGTTACCAGTGTACCGGATGCGGATCTGAACGTATTTAACTCAGGTGGTTTAGCGCTGATTAATTTGACTGACTTGGAGAAAACCGGGGTTATTCAACCAGGCTCCAGAGTGAGTTATCAACTTAATTTAATCGGCGAAAATACGCAATTAACTGACTTTCAAGATTGGGTTGAACCTCAACTCAATCGCGATATTCATAGGTTGCGCTCTACTCAAAATAATAGCTCGCCAATTCTTAGAGCGGTACGCAGAGCTGAGCAATATTTTTTATTAGCCAGTTTACTCGGTATCGTTTTGGCCGCGACCGCCATTGCAGTAGCTGCTTCGCGTTTTTGCGAGCGTCATTTTGACTTGGTTGCTATTTTAAAAACGCTCGGTGCTAGCCAGCAGCAAATTAAGTGGGTATTTGTTATTCAATTGGGGTTAATTGCTTTAGTTGGTATTGGGGTAGGGTTAATGATTGGCTATCTCGGACAAATTGCCGTTGTTCAAGCTTTGCAAAGTTATTTACCCGACTATATTCCAAGTGGCGGTTTTAGACCTTGGTGGCTGGCTGTAAGTACAGGGTTGTTAAGTTTATTGTTGTTTTCGGTTTATCCGCTCCTTAAATTATTTTCAATTCCACCGCTGCGTGTTTTACATCGGCAAATGCAAGGTTTAAAAAATAAAGATTGGTTAAACTGGCTGTTTTCAGCCACCGCTATTTTTTGTTTAATGTGGTTATACAGCGACAGTTTAAAACTAAGCTTAGCGTTATTAGCATCTGCTGGGGTTGTGATCGTTTTATTATTACTGATTGCCAGAAGCGCTATTTGGGGGTCACGCAAAGCTGGTGCTAACGCTGGTAGCGCAACAAAATTAGCGCTTGCTGGGCTATACCGGCGAGCACGTGAAAATAGCGTTCAACTAATCAGTTTTACGGTAGCCATCGAGCTTTTATTAATTGTATTAGTACTGCGCAACGATTTATTAGCACAGTGGCAATCTCAGTTACCAGAAGGCACACCTAATTACTTTGCCGTGAATATTAGTGAAACTGAGCTTGAGCCTTTTACGCAAGCTTTTCAAAAGCAATCAATTGAAATAGATGATACTTACCCTGTTACCCGTGGTCGTTTAACTTCGATTAATGATGAATTATTGCGCGATCAAGTATCGAAAGAAAAGCGTGATGATGTAGAAGACAGACAACGCTCAATTGGACGAGAGTTAAACTTAACTGCTTATCCGAATTTACCAGAAGAGAATGAATTGGTGCAAGGGCAATGGTGGCAACCCAACGAAACTGATTATTTAGTATCAATTGAAGAAAAATTATCAGAGCGTATGGGGATTGCGTTAGGCGATAAGCTAACTTTTAATATTGCTGGAAAAGCGTTAGACGTAAAAGTTGCAAGTATCCGCTCAGTAGTTTGGGAATCAATGCGACCTAACTTTTTTATGATTTTTAATCCGGCGGTTTTAAATGAATTTCCGGCTACATATATCACTAGCTTTTATGTGCCTGAAGAAACTAAACCAAAGCTGCATAATATTATGAGCCAGTTTCCAAGCGCGACCTTAATCGATATCGACGCTATTATTAATCAAATTAGACAAATTACAAATCAAGTGTCGTTGGCGGTTGAGTTTATTTTAATTTTGGTTGTTGTGGCAGGTGGTTTAGTCTTAATTGCACAAGTGCAAGCCAGTTTAGATGAAAGGCGACAAGAGTTAGTTATACTTCGAACGCTTGGCGCTAAGTCTAGTCTACTCAGAAACAGCGTTAGTTTAGAATTTATGATTTTAGGGGCGCTAGCCGGGTTGTTCGCCGCGATGGCTAACGAAATTGCGCTGTATATTTTGCAAACTCAGGTATTTAATATGCCAGCGAGTTTTCATTGGTCATTTTGGTTAATTGGCCCTATAACCGGTGCTTTAGTGATTGGTTTATTAGGGCTGGCAAGTTGTTGGAAATTAATAAAAGTGAATACGCAAACCTTGATACGAGCTTTAAGTTAA
- a CDS encoding PLP-dependent aminotransferase family protein, with translation MKIAKSLQQIQPSYIREILAAAQTQGVISLAGGLPDGESFPLDLMEDSLNTLAASPQLFQYGHTAGYAPLLDYFKQTEQQPGHHSAIVCTGSQQALDLIARAFLNPNDIVVMEAPSYLGALQVFGLAQANVQSIQQRADGPDLAQLEAKFATGEVVMFYAVPDFHNPTGVCWSLEVRQKVAQLCIQYNVTLIEDVPYRELRFNGQALPLTSSFCPDNSLVLRSFSKIATPGIRLGLLTGKTDWINPLIKVKQSSDLHSSVPMQAVLLDLLKHPNFDKHLAKLRDLYQKRYLALTEQLSQKLPAGCQFNTVDGGMFIWLTVPDCNTYQLAQAAIDNNVAVVPSAVFYQQGETVEPALRLNFTNASESELATAVDRLVTAINESCKPI, from the coding sequence ATGAAAATCGCAAAATCATTACAACAAATTCAACCTTCTTACATTCGCGAAATTTTAGCGGCTGCGCAAACGCAAGGCGTTATCTCGCTCGCTGGCGGCTTACCCGATGGCGAAAGCTTTCCACTTGATTTAATGGAAGATTCACTTAACACGCTAGCAGCAAGCCCTCAATTATTTCAATATGGGCACACCGCAGGTTATGCACCTTTACTCGATTATTTTAAACAAACAGAGCAACAACCCGGCCACCACAGCGCAATTGTTTGTACGGGCTCGCAACAAGCTTTAGATTTAATCGCTCGTGCTTTTTTAAATCCAAATGATATTGTTGTAATGGAAGCACCTAGCTATTTAGGCGCATTACAAGTATTTGGCTTAGCCCAAGCGAATGTGCAAAGTATTCAACAACGCGCAGACGGCCCTGACTTGGCTCAACTAGAAGCAAAATTTGCGACCGGTGAAGTAGTGATGTTTTACGCGGTTCCAGATTTTCATAACCCAACTGGTGTGTGCTGGTCACTTGAAGTAAGACAAAAAGTTGCCCAACTTTGTATTCAATATAATGTCACTTTAATTGAAGACGTGCCTTACCGTGAACTTAGATTTAATGGCCAGGCGTTGCCACTCACCTCTAGCTTTTGTCCAGATAACTCATTAGTCTTACGCTCGTTTTCTAAAATAGCGACACCTGGCATTCGACTTGGTTTATTAACAGGAAAAACCGATTGGATTAACCCACTCATAAAAGTAAAACAATCTTCTGATTTGCATTCATCTGTTCCAATGCAAGCGGTTTTATTAGACTTGTTAAAACACCCTAACTTTGACAAGCATCTGGCGAAATTACGTGATTTATACCAAAAACGTTATCTTGCGTTAACAGAGCAACTAAGTCAAAAATTACCAGCTGGTTGCCAATTTAATACAGTTGATGGCGGTATGTTTATTTGGCTAACCGTGCCTGATTGTAATACTTACCAATTAGCACAAGCGGCCATTGATAATAATGTCGCTGTTGTGCCTAGTGCTGTATTTTATCAGCAAGGTGAAACGGTTGAGCCAGCGTTAAGGTTAAACTTTACGAATGCCAGCGAAAGCGAGCTCGCAACCGCAGTTGATCGTTTAGTTACGGCTATAAATGAGAGTTGCAAACCAATTTAA
- a CDS encoding DUF2726 domain-containing protein — protein MNILIVVGVFILVLIATHFWQKKQQQAKIDRFEFIKKHEALQLNPRQKLHLLLQQILSSEYRIHCQVSLAYLISAQDKLLKRNSLSKLMDFVITDKNNAILAVIELDTRAENERKNDWVLACLKGQHSFIRIPPQQDYNLESIAEHLQTVCGLAIENRQMS, from the coding sequence ATGAATATACTTATTGTCGTTGGCGTATTTATCCTTGTTTTAATTGCAACGCATTTTTGGCAAAAAAAACAGCAACAAGCTAAAATTGACCGTTTCGAATTTATCAAAAAGCATGAAGCGTTGCAGTTAAACCCTAGGCAAAAATTACATTTGTTATTACAGCAAATATTAAGCTCTGAGTACCGTATACACTGCCAAGTTTCGCTTGCTTACTTAATTAGCGCACAAGACAAATTGCTAAAACGTAATTCGCTAAGTAAGTTGATGGATTTTGTGATTACGGATAAAAACAATGCTATTTTGGCTGTTATTGAGTTAGATACTCGTGCTGAAAACGAACGGAAAAACGATTGGGTGCTTGCCTGTTTAAAAGGGCAGCATTCGTTTATTCGTATTCCACCGCAGCAAGATTACAACTTAGAAAGCATAGCTGAGCACTTGCAAACGGTTTGCGGTTTAGCGATTGAAAACCGCCAAATGTCATAA